GCGACTCATACTCTGTTTGCATCTAAACATTTTGAGAGTTTTGCGGAACTCATTTGAAGCATACTGCACACCTCTGTCACTGTGAACAATCAGCCCCTTTGCGGGCTTTCTTTTCCAATAGGCCCGGTTAAAGGCTGTTATGCTTGATTCCGCCTCCAGAGATTCACTGAGGTCCCATCCTACCACTTTCCGATTATAAAGATCAATGAATAG
This genomic interval from Chitinivibrio alkaliphilus ACht1 contains the following:
- a CDS encoding DDE-type integrase/transposase/recombinase, which translates into the protein LFIDLYNRKVVGWDLSESLEAESSITAFNRAYWKRKPAKGLIVHSDRGVQYASNEFRKTLKMFRCKQSMSRKGNCWDNAVAEAFFATLKKRMIYHRKYETVLVQR